Proteins encoded within one genomic window of Rhodobacteraceae bacterium LMO-JJ12:
- a CDS encoding DNA polymerase III subunit delta — protein sequence MKLSPRDAAGYFAKPDPKRTGVLIYGGDAMRVALRRQEVIAALIGPKGDEEMRLARMSGAELRKDPAMLLDAIKAQSFFPGPRVAFVEEANDTVTPTVTAALEAWVEGDAQVIITAGMLKASSKLRKLFEGHRNAYAVGIYDDPPSRAEIEDEMAKAGLRDVSSNAMTDLVGLSHDMGPGDLRQVIEKLGLYKLSDDSPVSSADVAAVAPTSTEAVLDDVLNIVAEGKTGEIGPVMRKLEAQGVQPVGLCIGAMRHFRALYTAASDPGGAAQGIARMRPPIFGPRRDRMLRQAQGWGARKLETALGMLTDTDLQLRSAGQRAPAMALVERSLIRLAMLSRK from the coding sequence ATGAAGCTCTCGCCGCGTGATGCTGCGGGCTATTTCGCCAAGCCCGACCCAAAGCGCACCGGGGTGTTGATCTATGGTGGGGACGCGATGCGTGTAGCGCTGCGGCGTCAGGAGGTGATTGCCGCGTTGATCGGACCCAAAGGCGACGAGGAAATGCGGCTGGCGCGGATGAGCGGGGCCGAATTGCGCAAAGACCCCGCGATGCTACTTGATGCGATCAAGGCGCAGAGCTTTTTCCCGGGGCCAAGGGTGGCGTTTGTCGAAGAGGCCAACGATACCGTCACGCCCACTGTGACGGCGGCGCTGGAGGCTTGGGTCGAGGGCGATGCGCAGGTGATCATTACGGCCGGAATGCTCAAGGCCAGTTCGAAACTGCGCAAGTTGTTCGAGGGGCATCGGAATGCCTATGCCGTCGGGATTTACGACGACCCGCCGAGCCGCGCCGAGATAGAAGACGAGATGGCCAAGGCGGGACTGCGCGACGTGTCCAGCAATGCAATGACCGATTTGGTCGGTCTGAGCCACGACATGGGGCCGGGAGATCTGCGCCAGGTTATTGAAAAGCTCGGGCTCTACAAGCTGAGCGATGACAGCCCTGTTTCCTCTGCCGATGTGGCGGCTGTGGCTCCTACATCGACTGAGGCAGTGCTGGATGATGTGCTCAATATCGTGGCCGAAGGGAAGACAGGCGAGATCGGCCCGGTGATGCGCAAACTTGAGGCGCAGGGCGTGCAGCCGGTGGGATTATGCATTGGCGCGATGCGGCATTTCCGGGCGCTTTATACGGCGGCGAGCGACCCCGGCGGTGCAGCGCAGGGTATTGCACGAATGCGGCCGCCGATATTCGGGCCGCGGCGCGATCGGATGTTGCGCCAGGCGCAGGGCTGGGGCGCACGCAAGCTGGAAACAGCGCTGGGCATGCTGACCGATACCGATTTGCAGCTGCGCAGCGCAGGCCAACGCGCGCCTGCGATGGCACTGGTGGAACGCAGCCTGATCCGCCTGGCGATGCTGAGCCGCAAGTGA
- a CDS encoding glutathione S-transferase family protein: MYEVIGATPSRATRVIWMLEELGQPYTHTKVKPHSELVSKVNPSGKIPVLKDGDAVLTDSTAIMTYLADKHGDMTYPAGTIERAWQDGLTNQILDELDSLLWVAMRHAMILPEEHRVPDVKHSLRWEFARNIARLAERFEGPFLMGERMTVPDIIMTHCLNWAYSAKFPVEHENLLAYGKAMRGREAFKRASVV; encoded by the coding sequence ATGTATGAAGTGATTGGAGCCACGCCAAGCCGGGCAACACGGGTAATCTGGATGTTGGAGGAATTGGGTCAGCCTTATACCCACACCAAGGTGAAACCGCATTCCGAACTGGTGAGCAAGGTGAACCCGTCGGGCAAGATCCCGGTGCTGAAAGATGGCGACGCGGTTTTGACTGACAGCACGGCGATCATGACCTATCTGGCCGATAAACATGGCGACATGACCTATCCGGCCGGCACGATTGAACGAGCGTGGCAGGATGGGCTGACCAACCAGATATTGGATGAGCTAGATTCGCTTCTCTGGGTGGCGATGCGCCACGCCATGATCCTGCCGGAAGAGCATCGCGTGCCGGATGTGAAGCATTCGCTGCGCTGGGAGTTTGCGCGCAATATCGCGCGGCTGGCCGAACGATTTGAGGGGCCGTTTCTCATGGGCGAGCGGATGACCGTTCCCGACATCATCATGACGCATTGCCTGAACTGGGCCTATTCGGCAAAATTCCCTGTCGAGCATGAAAATCTGCTGGCCTATGGCAAGGCAATGCGTGGCCGGGAAGCTTTCAAACGCGCGTCGGTGGTGTGA
- a CDS encoding acylneuraminate cytidylyltransferase family protein, with the protein MIIGHIGVRKGSKGVPGKNFRDLLGKPLIDWSLEQLLAHSRVDAVVVSTDDERIYAHAVAKGCLEMGLRPDQLATDTAGKWGVWQHALERAEELVGPATAFLDLDCTSPLREPRDIDGALDAFFADRPDMIMSCTEARKNPYFNLVEPDETGALHVSKPLPGGVVARQQAPTVWEHAASTYVVDPGYLRRAGSLFEGRVLPYLMPPERCLDIDSELDFKIVECLMKEHVNG; encoded by the coding sequence ATGATCATCGGTCATATTGGTGTACGCAAGGGTTCCAAAGGGGTGCCGGGCAAGAATTTTCGCGATCTGCTGGGCAAGCCGCTGATTGACTGGTCGCTGGAGCAACTTCTGGCACATTCGCGGGTGGACGCCGTGGTGGTCAGCACCGATGACGAGAGGATTTATGCCCATGCGGTGGCCAAAGGCTGCCTTGAGATGGGTTTGCGACCCGATCAACTGGCCACCGACACAGCGGGTAAATGGGGGGTTTGGCAGCATGCGCTGGAGCGTGCCGAGGAATTGGTCGGGCCTGCGACAGCGTTTCTCGACCTCGATTGCACCTCGCCGCTGCGCGAGCCGCGCGATATCGACGGTGCGCTGGATGCGTTTTTCGCCGATCGGCCTGACATGATCATGTCTTGCACCGAGGCGCGCAAGAACCCCTATTTCAACCTTGTCGAGCCGGATGAAACGGGTGCCCTGCATGTCTCCAAACCGCTGCCGGGCGGTGTTGTCGCGCGCCAGCAGGCTCCTACGGTCTGGGAACATGCGGCTTCGACCTATGTGGTTGATCCGGGCTATTTGCGGCGCGCAGGGAGCCTCTTTGAAGGTCGTGTGCTGCCCTATCTTATGCCGCCCGAGCGCTGCCTTGATATCGACAGCGAGCTGGATTTCAAAATTGTCGAATGCTTGATGAAGGAGCATGTGAATGGCTGA